In Campylobacter sp. MIT 99-7217, one genomic interval encodes:
- a CDS encoding TonB-dependent receptor, whose product RDASMGRSQGLNIDTFLLKSIKVQDSNVGASYGHFTGGVIEAETKRAEKDFGVNFAYQISQGNANDGAFSLTRYHVYGTDAQKRNFLNSSSASNQPKFVKHSFRSSLESKINDKFGVIASFTTTQSFIPLKIYSDTSFSAEERTQKRQSYNFFIKGSYQASDDVLIDTSYVYAPQFGIYYRDSAKNSETTMKNGGHQLGADLTINNSLGFASINTSFSYMEESRRSESAIAKDWWYSPNDKNWGDPEDRFSYEGSFGDEDNKQSDLSLKIAQNFEPYYNDSFENGFNIGAEFSYTYAYFKRLKDSYYATGATPIEDPAQSCNGNEWCSSDPIYDPENDYPITYGQYFAILNEYRAGKASMDNTQSAVFAENESKFDLGNKGDISARIGLRADYDTYMQKAPIAPRFSANYTAPWGKDEFRYNTSFTFGANRYYGRSMYSYKFNQKKGYLENWYMRFDPSLDWKDTAGGVVMDTNADFYDFTKLKIPYDDELMFGVVQEVGLFNINTKYIHRFGRDQVRRYRVGDAAGGSANLYSYDNSGKSETDVITLSIMNNTPFMAGAMSNFFSFAFDWTNTTRSFNDYQSGSYNPANDDHVIYNGERYRQSTLPVTNFAQPLSFRFSTTHAINLLRTDWTLNNFFRVRMPYNATAKKAGQGTCGAENNPCIYEDYRIASRFTWDLRLGIEKAVYGKNTFYTNIDVYNVLDKVNTSVNADNKNSPTISYELGRQFWLEIGYRY is encoded by the coding sequence AAGAGATGCTTCTATGGGTCGCTCCCAAGGACTTAACATTGATACCTTTTTACTTAAAAGTATCAAGGTGCAAGATAGCAATGTAGGAGCAAGTTATGGACATTTTACAGGTGGGGTTATAGAAGCTGAGACCAAAAGAGCTGAAAAAGACTTTGGAGTAAATTTTGCTTATCAAATTTCTCAAGGAAATGCAAATGACGGAGCTTTTTCTTTGACAAGATACCATGTTTATGGCACGGACGCACAAAAAAGAAATTTTTTAAACTCAAGCTCTGCTAGCAATCAACCTAAATTTGTAAAGCACTCATTTCGTTCAAGCCTTGAAAGTAAAATAAATGATAAATTTGGAGTGATAGCTAGTTTTACCACTACTCAAAGCTTTATACCTTTAAAAATTTATAGCGATACTAGCTTTAGCGCTGAAGAAAGAACCCAAAAACGCCAAAGCTATAATTTCTTTATCAAAGGAAGCTATCAAGCAAGTGATGATGTGTTGATCGATACAAGTTATGTTTATGCTCCTCAGTTTGGAATTTACTACCGAGATAGTGCTAAAAACTCAGAAACCACAATGAAAAATGGCGGTCATCAACTGGGCGCTGATCTTACTATAAATAACTCTCTTGGCTTTGCAAGTATCAATACTTCTTTTTCTTATATGGAAGAATCACGCCGTAGTGAATCAGCCATAGCTAAAGACTGGTGGTATTCGCCTAATGATAAAAACTGGGGCGATCCTGAGGATCGCTTTTCTTACGAGGGAAGTTTTGGTGATGAAGACAATAAACAAAGTGATTTAAGTCTTAAAATCGCTCAAAATTTTGAGCCTTACTATAATGATAGCTTTGAAAATGGTTTTAATATAGGGGCTGAGTTTTCTTATACTTATGCGTATTTTAAAAGGCTTAAAGACTCCTACTATGCCACGGGTGCAACACCTATAGAAGATCCAGCACAAAGTTGCAATGGTAATGAGTGGTGTTCAAGTGATCCTATATATGATCCTGAAAATGATTACCCTATAACTTATGGACAATACTTTGCTATACTTAATGAATACAGAGCAGGTAAAGCAAGTATGGATAATACCCAAAGTGCTGTATTTGCTGAAAATGAAAGTAAATTTGATCTAGGTAATAAAGGCGATATAAGTGCTAGGATAGGCTTAAGGGCTGATTATGATACCTATATGCAAAAAGCTCCTATTGCTCCAAGGTTTAGTGCAAACTATACAGCTCCTTGGGGAAAAGATGAGTTTAGATATAACACAAGCTTTACTTTTGGGGCAAACCGCTACTATGGACGCAGTATGTATTCATATAAATTTAATCAAAAAAAAGGATATTTAGAAAATTGGTATATGCGATTTGATCCTAGTTTAGATTGGAAAGATACAGCAGGTGGGGTAGTAATGGACACGAATGCTGATTTTTATGATTTTACAAAACTTAAAATCCCTTATGATGATGAGCTTATGTTTGGAGTGGTGCAAGAAGTAGGGCTTTTTAATATAAACACTAAATATATCCACCGCTTTGGACGCGATCAGGTGAGAAGATATAGAGTAGGCGATGCAGCTGGTGGTAGTGCTAATCTTTACTCTTATGATAATAGTGGTAAATCAGAAACAGATGTCATCACCCTTAGCATAATGAATAACACGCCTTTTATGGCTGGGGCAATGTCAAATTTCTTTAGTTTTGCCTTTGATTGGACAAATACAACCCGTTCATTTAATGATTATCAAAGCGGAAGTTACAATCCAGCTAATGATGATCATGTTATATATAATGGGGAGCGTTATAGACAAAGCACTTTGCCTGTTACAAATTTCGCCCAGCCTTTAAGCTTTAGATTTTCAACCACTCATGCTATCAATCTTTTGCGAACAGATTGGACTTTAAATAATTTCTTTAGGGTTAGAATGCCTTATAATGCAACCGCAAAAAAAGCAGGACAAGGAACTTGTGGGGCAGAAAATAATCCTTGCATTTATGAAGACTACCGCATAGCTTCTCGTTTTACTTGGGATTTAAGACTTGGTATAGAAAAGGCTGTGTATGGGAAAAATACCTTTTATACAAACATAGATGTTTATAATGTCTTAGATAAGGTCAATACCTCAGTTAATGCTGATAACAAAAATAGCCCAACGATAAGCTACGAACTTGGGCGTCAATTTTGGCTTGAGATAGGGTATAGATACTAA
- a CDS encoding AMIN domain-containing protein: MKNKILWLFIAFLSMLYAQDKNPFMNVQDLNTSMLAPENFDKQAVKFDSDARILKSITINYIALDGTEKSLNFDINKSIDWHDEFSFSKLKPAPAVSAIFDVSVTKPQDTNPQANESNQTLNIELPLDSGKLNDVISFANYTNRIKLATKDEMVGNFTIGNPSKIILDFQNNSTFPTKTLDFDKSPFKKIVFGSHKGYYRIVIYLDGKYNYRLEKDASGYVLYLL, from the coding sequence ATGAAAAATAAGATTTTATGGCTTTTTATAGCCTTTTTGAGTATGCTTTATGCTCAGGATAAAAATCCCTTTATGAATGTTCAAGATCTCAATACAAGCATGCTTGCCCCAGAAAATTTTGATAAGCAGGCAGTAAAATTTGACTCAGATGCGAGGATTCTTAAAAGCATAACGATTAATTATATCGCACTTGATGGCACGGAAAAGAGCCTAAATTTTGATATTAACAAAAGCATTGATTGGCATGATGAATTTTCTTTTTCTAAGCTAAAGCCAGCCCCTGCTGTATCAGCTATATTTGATGTTTCTGTAACTAAGCCTCAAGATACAAACCCACAAGCTAATGAAAGCAATCAAACACTAAACATAGAACTTCCGCTAGATAGTGGCAAGCTTAATGATGTCATCAGTTTTGCAAACTACACAAACCGCATAAAACTTGCTACAAAAGATGAAATGGTAGGAAATTTTACTATAGGAAATCCAAGTAAAATTATACTTGATTTTCAAAACAATTCCACCTTTCCTACAAAAACCCTTGATTTTGATAAGTCTCCTTTTAAAAAGATAGTTTTTGGCTCTCATAAGGGGTATTATAGGATAGTGATTTATTTAGACGGAAAGTATAATTACCGCTTGGAAAAAGACGCAAGCGGATATGTTTTGTATCTTCTTTAG
- the eno gene encoding phosphopyruvate hydratase, whose amino-acid sequence MLIIEDVRAYEVLDSRGNPTIKTEIFLNDGSKGEAIVPSGASTGKKEALELRDNDKDRFGGKGVLKAIDNVNESIAENIIGLDALNQTQLDEVLRELDGTKNYSNLGANATLGVSMATARATANALNIPLYRYLGGANASILPVPMCNIINGGAHANNNIDFQEFMIMPFGFASFKEALRSVCEIYALLKKELGNLGHSTALGDEGGFAPNLANNTEPLELLMTCIKKAGYEKNIKLALDVASSELYINGKYELEGKKLTSDELIARYEELCAKYPIFSIEDGLAEDDYEGWVKLTQKLGGKVQLVGDDLFVTNEDILREGIIKKMANAVLIKPNQIGTLTQTMRTVRLAQRHNYKCIMSHRSGESEDSFIADFAVALNTGQIKTGAPARADRTAKYNRLLEIELENDEFLGDKL is encoded by the coding sequence ATGCTTATAATCGAAGATGTAAGAGCTTATGAAGTGCTTGATAGCAGGGGAAATCCTACGATCAAGACCGAAATTTTCTTAAATGACGGAAGCAAGGGCGAAGCTATAGTGCCAAGTGGTGCAAGCACCGGAAAAAAAGAAGCTCTTGAGTTAAGGGATAATGATAAAGATAGATTTGGCGGCAAGGGCGTTTTAAAGGCGATTGATAATGTTAATGAAAGCATAGCCGAAAATATCATAGGACTTGACGCACTCAATCAAACTCAGCTTGATGAGGTTTTACGCGAGCTTGATGGGACAAAAAACTACTCAAATTTAGGTGCAAATGCGACTTTGGGCGTTTCTATGGCTACAGCTAGAGCTACTGCAAATGCACTAAATATACCGCTTTATCGCTACTTAGGCGGTGCAAATGCTAGCATTTTGCCTGTGCCTATGTGCAATATCATAAATGGCGGTGCTCACGCAAATAACAACATTGATTTTCAAGAATTTATGATCATGCCCTTTGGTTTTGCAAGCTTTAAAGAAGCTTTGCGTTCGGTGTGTGAAATTTACGCACTTTTAAAAAAGGAGCTTGGAAATTTAGGACATTCTACCGCACTTGGCGATGAGGGTGGTTTTGCTCCAAATTTAGCAAACAACACCGAGCCACTCGAACTTTTGATGACTTGTATCAAAAAAGCTGGCTATGAAAAAAATATCAAACTCGCCCTTGATGTCGCAAGTAGCGAGCTTTACATAAACGGCAAATACGAACTTGAGGGCAAGAAGCTTACCAGCGATGAGCTTATCGCGCGTTATGAAGAACTTTGTGCAAAATATCCTATTTTTAGCATTGAAGATGGTTTGGCTGAAGATGATTATGAGGGCTGGGTAAAGCTTACACAGAAGCTTGGAGGAAAAGTTCAGCTTGTGGGCGATGATTTGTTTGTTACAAATGAGGACATTTTGCGTGAGGGTATCATTAAAAAAATGGCAAATGCAGTTTTGATTAAACCAAATCAAATCGGCACACTGACCCAAACCATGCGAACCGTTCGCCTTGCTCAAAGGCATAATTACAAATGCATTATGAGCCACCGCTCAGGCGAGAGCGAGGATAGCTTTATCGCTGATTTTGCAGTAGCTTTAAACACAGGACAGATCAAAACAGGAGCGCCAGCAAGAGCTGATAGGACAGCAAAATACAACCGCTTGCTTGAGATCGAGCTTGAAAATGATGAGTTTTTAGGGGACAAGCTTTAA
- the recA gene encoding recombinase RecA, with protein sequence MDDAKKKSLDAALKSLDKTFGKGTILRLGDKQVEKIEAISTGSVGLDLALGIGGIPKGRIIEIYGPEASGKTTLTLHIIAECQKSGGVCAFIDAEHALDVKYAKNLGVDVDNLYISQPDFGEQALEIVETIARSGAIDLIVVDSVAALTPKAEIEGDMGDQHVGLQARLMSQALRKLTGIVHKMNCTVIFINQIRMKIGAMGYGTPETTTGGNALKFYSSVRLDVRRIATLKQNEESIGNRVRVKVAKNKVAPPFKLVEFDVMFGEGLSREGEIVDYGVKLDIVDKSGSWFSYKDKKLGQGRENAKAFLKENPKIADEIVSAIQSSIGLDSAMIADKDEDSQSEEE encoded by the coding sequence ATGGACGACGCAAAGAAAAAATCCCTCGACGCAGCTTTAAAAAGTTTAGATAAAACCTTTGGAAAAGGCACTATTTTAAGGCTTGGAGATAAGCAGGTTGAAAAGATAGAAGCCATTTCAACAGGTTCTGTTGGGCTTGATCTAGCACTTGGTATAGGCGGTATCCCAAAGGGAAGGATCATAGAAATTTACGGACCAGAAGCTTCAGGTAAAACTACGCTCACACTTCATATCATCGCTGAGTGCCAAAAATCAGGCGGAGTTTGTGCTTTTATCGATGCTGAACACGCTCTTGATGTAAAATATGCTAAAAATTTAGGCGTAGATGTGGATAATCTTTACATTTCTCAGCCAGACTTTGGCGAACAAGCCTTAGAAATCGTAGAAACTATAGCAAGAAGTGGGGCGATCGATCTTATCGTAGTCGATAGTGTCGCAGCGCTCACGCCAAAGGCTGAGATTGAAGGCGATATGGGAGATCAGCATGTAGGACTTCAAGCAAGGCTTATGAGCCAAGCCTTAAGAAAGCTTACCGGTATCGTGCATAAAATGAACTGCACTGTGATTTTTATCAACCAAATTCGTATGAAAATCGGTGCTATGGGCTATGGCACTCCAGAAACTACGACAGGCGGAAATGCTTTGAAGTTTTATTCTTCTGTGCGTTTAGATGTGCGTAGGATAGCTACATTAAAACAAAATGAAGAGTCTATCGGCAACCGCGTTAGGGTAAAGGTTGCTAAAAACAAGGTTGCGCCTCCGTTTAAGCTGGTTGAATTTGATGTGATGTTTGGCGAGGGCTTGAGCCGTGAGGGCGAAATTGTTGATTATGGGGTAAAGCTTGATATTGTGGATAAAAGCGGATCTTGGTTTTCTTATAAGGATAAAAAACTTGGACAAGGAAGAGAAAACGCAAAAGCCTTTCTCAAAGAAAATCCAAAAATCGCAGATGAGATCGTTAGTGCTATTCAAAGCTCTATAGGTCTTGATAGTGCGATGATAGCAGACAAAGATGAAGATAGCCAAAGCGAGGAGGAATAA
- a CDS encoding menaquinone biosynthesis family protein, protein MKKIVVAHSPDADDIFMYMAIKFGWVGEFAYENIALDIQSLNEKALQNIYDVSAISFGLYPLIASEYALLRTAVSFGEGYGPKLIKKKGVSLKRNFKVALSGANTTNALIFRMRYPEARIVYKNFLEIEGAVLSGEVDAGVLIHESILEFDESLCVEAEIWDIWCDFAPDLPLPLGGMALRRSLPLTNAIKIEKDLTKAVLIADHNRKILASMLMQRNLIRVDEQKLDVYLNLYANKNSISMSEIQLEAVDKLFALGYEHKFYDKLIHAKDHLIPLEYEQARYEDLN, encoded by the coding sequence ATGAAAAAAATCGTTGTCGCACACTCGCCTGATGCTGATGATATTTTTATGTATATGGCGATTAAATTTGGCTGGGTTGGGGAGTTTGCGTATGAAAATATCGCTCTTGACATACAAAGCTTAAACGAAAAGGCTTTGCAAAATATCTATGATGTGAGTGCCATTTCTTTTGGATTGTATCCCTTGATAGCGAGCGAATACGCACTTTTACGCACAGCAGTAAGCTTTGGCGAGGGTTATGGACCAAAGCTCATCAAGAAAAAAGGCGTGAGCTTAAAGCGAAATTTCAAGGTGGCTTTAAGTGGAGCAAACACCACAAATGCACTGATCTTTCGCATGCGTTATCCTGAAGCAAGGATAGTTTATAAAAACTTTCTTGAGATAGAAGGGGCTGTTTTGAGTGGGGAAGTTGATGCTGGGGTGCTTATCCATGAGAGTATTTTAGAATTTGATGAAAGCTTGTGCGTGGAGGCTGAAATTTGGGATATTTGGTGTGATTTTGCACCGGATTTGCCCTTGCCACTTGGTGGAATGGCTTTAAGAAGGTCCTTGCCACTTACAAATGCCATAAAGATAGAAAAGGATCTTACAAAAGCAGTTCTTATAGCCGATCATAATAGAAAAATCCTAGCTTCTATGCTCATGCAAAGAAATTTGATAAGGGTTGATGAACAAAAGCTTGATGTGTATTTGAATTTATACGCAAATAAAAACTCTATTAGCATGAGTGAAATTCAGCTTGAAGCCGTTGATAAACTCTTTGCTTTAGGATATGAGCATAAATTTTATGATAAGCTTATACATGCAAAGGATCATCTCATACCGCTTGAATACGAGCAAGCAAGATATGAGGATTTAAATTGA
- the fliQ gene encoding flagellar biosynthesis protein FliQ: MESTLVAVGVQTFKVTLLLSLPMLLAGLIAGLLISIFQATTQINEMTLSFVPKILLVVVVLVFLMPWMISTMTDFTTGIFNQIPTFLK; the protein is encoded by the coding sequence ATGGAAAGCACCCTAGTTGCTGTGGGGGTTCAAACCTTCAAAGTTACCTTGCTTTTGTCCTTACCTATGCTCTTGGCTGGGCTTATTGCTGGGCTTTTGATCAGTATTTTTCAAGCCACAACACAGATTAATGAAATGACTCTTTCTTTTGTGCCAAAAATTTTGCTTGTTGTTGTGGTTTTAGTGTTTTTAATGCCTTGGATGATCAGCACAATGACGGATTTTACCACAGGTATTTTCAACCAAATTCCAACCTTTCTTAAATGA
- a CDS encoding UDP-N-acetylmuramate dehydrogenase: MIIDFQKYSSVRIGKPFEVQVLDEICDFKGFLIGGANNLLISNEPKNLGILGKKFDFIEILDEDTSSCTLKIGCATKSSQIYHFAKQKDLKGFEFLGKIPGLLGGILKMNAGLKEHDISKNLLHIRSFKGEISKEKANFSYRFCGVQEPMFEAVFKLKKSFDFALDESLKTARANQPSGASFGSIFKNPKGDFAGRMIEAVGLKGFSKGGAMISDKHANFLINKKNASFEDAFFLITLAKKRVFEEFGVSLEEEVVII; the protein is encoded by the coding sequence ATGATCATTGATTTTCAAAAATACAGCTCTGTGCGTATAGGAAAGCCTTTTGAAGTGCAGGTTTTAGATGAAATTTGCGATTTTAAAGGATTTTTAATAGGTGGGGCAAATAATCTTTTGATCTCTAATGAGCCTAAAAATTTAGGTATTTTAGGGAAAAAATTTGATTTTATCGAAATTTTAGATGAAGATACAAGCTCTTGCACGCTAAAAATCGGCTGTGCGACAAAATCAAGTCAAATTTATCATTTTGCCAAGCAAAAAGATCTTAAGGGCTTTGAGTTTTTGGGCAAAATTCCAGGACTTTTGGGCGGAATTTTAAAGATGAATGCTGGGCTTAAAGAGCATGATATCAGTAAAAATCTACTTCATATAAGAAGCTTTAAGGGCGAAATTTCAAAAGAAAAGGCAAATTTTTCCTACCGCTTTTGTGGGGTTCAAGAACCTATGTTTGAGGCTGTTTTTAAGCTAAAAAAAAGCTTTGATTTTGCTCTTGATGAGAGTTTAAAAACAGCAAGGGCAAATCAGCCAAGCGGGGCAAGCTTTGGTTCTATTTTTAAAAATCCAAAAGGAGATTTTGCAGGGCGAATGATCGAAGCTGTGGGTCTTAAAGGCTTTAGTAAAGGTGGAGCGATGATCAGCGATAAACATGCAAATTTTTTGATCAACAAAAAAAACGCAAGCTTTGAAGATGCATTTTTTCTAATCACTCTTGCAAAAAAACGCGTTTTTGAAGAATTTGGCGTGAGCTTGGAAGAAGAAGTGGTTATAATTTAA
- a CDS encoding cysteine hydrolase family protein, with protein sequence MKKALIIVDYQNDFIDGSLGFEGALKIKDEILRLCKDFEGDLIFTLDTHKKDYLSTKEGLNLPVLHCQEGAMGHKMPAEFQSFLQRAKIFKKGSFGSLELANFLKDEGFDELHFAGLISHICVFHNIILAFNALPNAKIILHQNATASFDEALQNHAFELLKAFWVELR encoded by the coding sequence ATGAAAAAGGCTTTAATAATAGTTGATTATCAAAATGACTTTATAGATGGCTCTCTTGGCTTTGAGGGCGCACTTAAGATAAAAGATGAAATTTTAAGGCTTTGTAAGGATTTTGAAGGGGATCTTATCTTTACGCTTGATACTCACAAAAAGGATTATTTAAGCACTAAGGAGGGCTTAAATTTACCTGTGCTTCACTGCCAAGAAGGTGCAATGGGTCATAAAATGCCAGCTGAATTTCAAAGCTTTTTACAAAGGGCTAAGATCTTTAAAAAAGGTTCTTTTGGTAGCTTAGAACTTGCAAATTTTTTAAAAGATGAGGGCTTTGATGAGCTTCATTTTGCAGGGCTCATCTCTCATATTTGCGTCTTTCACAATATCATCTTAGCCTTTAATGCCTTGCCAAATGCCAAAATAATCTTACACCAAAATGCCACCGCAAGCTTTGATGAAGCCTTGCAAAATCATGCCTTTGAGCTTTTAAAAGCCTTTTGGGTTGAGCTTAGATAA
- a CDS encoding tRNA 2-thiocytidine biosynthesis TtcA family protein has product MIDLSKKLIRQVAKANAEFKLIEDGDRVLLGLSGGKDSLALAHLLKRMQAHAPFKFELEAVTLSYGMGEDYSHLHKHCEEHGIKHSVLDSNIYEISEDTIRKNSSFCSYFSRMRRGALYSYALEKGFNKLAIAHHLDDAAESFFMNFIYNGALRSLAPIYKSKRGVTVIRPLIFVRERQLRENASKNELQVIGNEFCPGMKLSARNIKFPHAREEAKALLASLEKENPKLFTSLKTAFSNIHKESFFGKGA; this is encoded by the coding sequence ATGATCGATCTTAGCAAAAAACTCATACGCCAAGTAGCTAAGGCAAATGCTGAATTTAAGCTTATCGAAGATGGAGATAGAGTACTTTTAGGGCTTAGCGGAGGCAAGGACTCACTAGCTCTTGCTCATCTTTTAAAAAGAATGCAAGCTCACGCTCCTTTTAAATTTGAGCTTGAGGCTGTAACTTTGAGCTATGGCATGGGCGAGGATTATTCGCATTTACACAAACACTGCGAAGAACACGGCATTAAACATAGCGTGCTTGATTCAAATATCTATGAAATTTCAGAGGACACCATACGCAAAAACTCAAGCTTTTGTAGCTATTTTTCAAGAATGAGGCGAGGTGCTTTATACAGCTACGCTCTTGAAAAAGGCTTTAATAAGCTAGCCATTGCTCATCATTTAGATGATGCGGCTGAGAGCTTTTTTATGAACTTCATTTATAATGGGGCTTTAAGAAGCCTTGCCCCCATTTATAAGAGCAAAAGAGGGGTTACTGTTATCCGTCCTTTGATCTTTGTTCGCGAAAGACAGCTAAGAGAAAATGCTAGCAAAAACGAACTTCAAGTAATTGGCAATGAGTTTTGTCCGGGCATGAAATTAAGCGCCAGAAATATCAAATTCCCACACGCCAGAGAAGAAGCCAAAGCACTTTTAGCAAGCTTAGAAAAAGAAAATCCTAAGCTTTTTACCAGCCTAAAAACCGCCTTTAGCAATATACACAAAGAAAGCTTTTTTGGCAAGGGAGCTTAG
- a CDS encoding 5'-methylthioadenosine/adenosylhomocysteine nucleosidase has product MMKIAILGAMPEEITPLLEILKVYEKHDYANNSYYTANYKNHELILAYSKIGKVNSTLSACVMIEKFKAEALLFTGVAGAFNPSLKIGDLLCATKLCQYDLDITAFGHPLGFVPGNEIFIKTDERLNSLALEVAKELGIKLHTGIIATGDEFICDEAKKEKIRSIFKADACEMEGASVALVCEALKVPCFILRAMSDEAGEKAEFDFDEFVVNSAKISANFVLKMCEKL; this is encoded by the coding sequence ATAATGAAAATAGCCATTTTAGGCGCTATGCCTGAAGAAATCACCCCCTTACTTGAAATTCTAAAAGTTTATGAAAAGCATGATTATGCCAACAACAGCTACTACACGGCTAATTATAAAAATCACGAGCTTATCTTAGCTTATTCAAAAATCGGCAAGGTAAATTCTACGCTTAGTGCTTGCGTGATGATAGAAAAATTTAAGGCTGAGGCTTTGCTTTTTACCGGCGTTGCAGGTGCTTTTAATCCAAGCTTAAAGATAGGCGATTTACTTTGTGCGACCAAGCTTTGTCAGTATGATTTAGATATAACAGCTTTTGGACATCCCTTGGGCTTTGTTCCGGGAAATGAAATTTTCATTAAAACCGATGAAAGGCTAAATTCCCTAGCCTTAGAAGTAGCCAAAGAGCTTGGCATAAAGCTTCACACAGGCATTATCGCAACAGGCGATGAGTTTATCTGTGATGAGGCTAAAAAAGAAAAGATCAGAAGTATTTTTAAAGCCGATGCTTGCGAAATGGAAGGAGCTAGTGTAGCTCTAGTTTGCGAGGCTTTGAAAGTGCCTTGCTTTATCTTGCGTGCCATGAGTGATGAGGCTGGAGAAAAGGCTGAATTTGATTTTGATGAGTTTGTGGTAAATTCGGCTAAAATTTCTGCAAATTTTGTGCTGAAAATGTGTGAAAAATTATGA
- the fabD gene encoding ACP S-malonyltransferase, with translation MSFAFIFAGQGSQSLGMGKEFYESSSKARQFLEEASEACKLDFKRLLFTENEDLNKSEFTQPAIVLNSFMAYFALLEKKPDLKAKFALGHSLGEFSALGINKAFDYTHALKLVRQRGLFMQEDCAKIEASMMVILGLSDTQVEQICQEAQNEGKKIFAANYNCEGQIVVAGLKPDLASFESIFKEAGAKRAMLLNMSVASHCPLLENASNKLCAELEKVLKPSFEPVISNVSAKAYSSKDEALTLLKLQLTSPVLYKQSILNVENEVDFFVECGASVLKGLNKKITTKPTYSLTNPSEIDEFLKVL, from the coding sequence ATGAGTTTTGCTTTTATTTTTGCAGGTCAAGGCTCACAAAGCCTTGGCATGGGTAAGGAATTTTATGAAAGTTCTAGCAAGGCAAGGCAGTTTTTAGAAGAGGCGAGCGAGGCTTGCAAGCTTGATTTTAAACGCCTGCTTTTTACGGAAAATGAGGATTTGAATAAAAGTGAATTCACTCAACCTGCCATTGTTTTAAATTCTTTCATGGCTTATTTTGCTTTGCTTGAAAAAAAGCCTGATTTAAAGGCTAAATTTGCTTTGGGGCATTCTTTGGGCGAATTTTCAGCACTTGGTATAAATAAGGCTTTTGATTATACCCATGCACTTAAGCTTGTGCGTCAAAGAGGGCTTTTTATGCAAGAAGATTGTGCTAAGATAGAAGCTTCAATGATGGTTATTTTGGGTTTAAGCGATACGCAGGTGGAGCAAATTTGTCAAGAGGCTCAAAATGAGGGCAAAAAGATCTTTGCGGCAAATTATAACTGCGAGGGACAAATCGTTGTAGCAGGCTTAAAGCCTGATCTAGCAAGCTTTGAAAGTATTTTTAAGGAAGCTGGTGCAAAAAGGGCTATGCTTTTGAATATGAGCGTGGCAAGTCATTGTCCGCTTTTAGAAAATGCTTCAAACAAGCTTTGTGCCGAGCTTGAAAAGGTTTTAAAGCCAAGTTTTGAGCCTGTGATTTCAAATGTGAGTGCAAAGGCTTATTCGAGCAAAGATGAAGCCTTAACCTTACTCAAACTCCAGCTTACAAGCCCTGTGCTTTACAAGCAAAGTATTTTAAATGTGGAAAATGAAGTGGATTTTTTCGTAGAGTGTGGTGCTAGCGTGCTTAAAGGGCTTAATAAAAAAATCACCACAAAGCCTACTTATTCTTTGACAAATCCAAGCGAAATTGACGAATTTTTAAAGGTTTTATAA
- a CDS encoding peptidylprolyl isomerase: MAIEKNSVISMFYELKDAKTGEVLESNLYAQPISFILGKGQIIEGLEEEIMKLDCPGEADIVIKKEKAMGDYDESAIQTLPKEQFAGIDLKVGMELFGEGEDGSSVRVIVKDIKDNDVVIDYNHAYAGKDLLFSLSLLDSRPATEDEILTGIVAGSHSCGCGGHGHHDHDHHHGGGGCCGGNGGCGCH, encoded by the coding sequence ATGGCTATAGAAAAAAATAGTGTTATTTCAATGTTTTATGAGTTAAAAGATGCAAAAACAGGAGAGGTTTTAGAATCAAATCTTTATGCACAACCTATATCTTTTATCTTAGGCAAGGGACAGATCATTGAGGGTTTGGAAGAAGAGATTATGAAGCTTGATTGTCCGGGCGAGGCTGATATTGTGATCAAGAAAGAAAAAGCTATGGGTGATTATGATGAGAGTGCCATTCAAACCTTACCAAAAGAGCAATTTGCTGGCATAGATCTTAAGGTAGGTATGGAGCTTTTTGGCGAGGGAGAAGATGGATCAAGCGTGAGAGTAATTGTAAAAGACATTAAGGATAATGATGTGGTTATTGATTATAATCATGCTTATGCTGGTAAAGATTTATTATTTAGCTTAAGTTTGCTTGATTCTCGTCCGGCTACTGAAGATGAAATTTTAACAGGTATTGTGGCAGGAAGTCATAGTTGTGGTTGTGGTGGACATGGACACCATGATCATGATCATCATCACGGCGGTGGCGGTTGCTGTGGCGGAAACGGCGGTTGTGGTTGCCACTGA